The Archocentrus centrarchus isolate MPI-CPG fArcCen1 chromosome 1, fArcCen1, whole genome shotgun sequence genome includes the window TTCTGGAGAAAGGTTCCCGGGCTTGAAAGGGTTCCATAAATCCCATATCTCCTTAGAGGTGTTGTACTTTTCAAGCTGTGATAATAAAGTCATTATAACAGCAAACTCAAATGCACTATCATGTGATACCATGGCAACCTGCAGCACGTGTTTGGCTCTAAATTTCTGGCACAGACTTTCGTAAATGGAGATGTGCAGATTGTCAACACTTCTTAGGGGAGAAAGATCCAGCATGCCCCTAGTACACCATGTTACACAGGACACTAAATCATTGAGATTCACGTTTTCTAAGGATGTTCCGGTTTCAGAAGCAATGTGGTTAACTAACTTCCGAAGAAGCATAGTGAGAAAGGTCTTGTTGTAATCATCAGGTGGCGGATCTGATGAAATAGGATTTATGTCATCATTTGATTCTGAGTCATCAGAATGCTGTGGCACTGACGGAGCATGTAAATTATCCAGTTTTGGCATctttgaaaaagagaaactgaatcCTGAGATTTCTGTGCTGTCCTCCTCAACGTTTTCAGCATCCTCAGAGTCAAAACACCAACGCTCCTGGGAGTTACAGGGCGGGCATGCCAGCTCGTCACATGACTCATCCATTATTTTAAAGCCTTCCAACACGTCTTTAAACAGTTTTCCTATGGTATCGACCATTTGTAAAGTGGATGCTGCTCTCAGCGAGTCACATGTGTTCAGGGAAAGAGTTGACCCTGTGACTTGAGCCAGTAATAAGTTTACTTTTTTAGTAACCTCTGCTGAAAACAGTCTCACTAATTCATCCAAGGTGTCGCAGCTTCCCTCTGCTATGTCCAGGACTTCAACAAAATACTGATTAAGGCTGTTTCCAAAGCAGGCCTCGATATTCTCCTCCATCACTTTGAAA containing:
- the LOC115789967 gene encoding uncharacterized protein LOC115789967; its protein translation is METLDLCEPKEMSGEKGALDCWDFQVNPLFLEELISPCLNGISYEEWMSLDTNDSGSEVVVLLSDMCSEVIITNSNLILEIVEPLIFTSGHDLSCGNDATVQGGCSNFKVMEENIEACFGNSLNQYFVEVLDIAEGSCDTLDELVRLFSAEVTKKVNLLLAQVTGSTLSLNTCDSLRAASTLQMVDTIGKLFKDVLEGFKIMDESCDELACPPCNSQERWCFDSEDAENVEEDSTEISGFSFSFSKMPKLDNLHAPSVPQHSDDSESNDDINPISSDPPPDDYNKTFLTMLLRKLVNHIASETGTSLENVNLNDLVSCVTWCTRGMLDLSPLRSVDNLHISIYESLCQKFRAKHVLQVAMVSHDSAFEFAVIMTLLSQLEKYNTSKEIWDLWNPFKPGNLSPEPHREERSTQTSPSPPKRSLCSTLRKKFSRWASNVVNFFKRSGQ